In Alteromonas naphthalenivorans, one DNA window encodes the following:
- a CDS encoding GGDEF domain-containing protein, with product MPWRKISLAKSQRDNPIFMISAIKKFVDLGTDASLSDDLNRRIRVVNMFSAVGMTVTFLLGFRALFAQETFLTCVLFSATILFAISHKLQAMIGAKRGSFISATVLIACLMSLMLILVVTGGSENTGPLWIFTVPSVTMFFTGFRRGLMALTGFAAVIIVIFFTPDNALLATEYSFEFKTRIVYTFITVSFLSAVYEYSRQRSYNTAVYLSEQFERQARYDPLTTILNRRGGQQQLEQELSRMQRNKKPFSIALADIDRFKSINDTFGHDAGDEVLKKVASVFSSRLRAQDGLSRWGGEEFLFIFPETNEQDARMVTEQIRENLSANAIPVDNKSHRVTSSFGVCEITPSMTLTTALNLADQALYQAKNDGRNKVCTATEHKRKSSR from the coding sequence ATGCCTTGGCGGAAAATATCGCTAGCGAAGTCACAAAGGGATAACCCTATTTTTATGATTAGTGCCATTAAAAAGTTTGTAGACCTTGGAACCGACGCATCTCTGTCTGACGATCTAAATCGTCGAATCAGAGTCGTTAACATGTTCTCTGCGGTTGGGATGACCGTGACTTTTTTACTTGGGTTTCGGGCACTGTTTGCACAAGAAACATTCTTAACCTGCGTGTTATTTTCTGCCACCATACTGTTTGCAATATCTCATAAACTACAAGCAATGATAGGGGCAAAGCGAGGCAGTTTCATTTCTGCTACCGTTTTAATTGCCTGTCTAATGTCACTTATGCTGATACTAGTCGTGACTGGTGGTAGTGAAAATACGGGGCCTCTTTGGATATTTACCGTTCCCTCCGTCACCATGTTTTTTACCGGTTTTCGCCGGGGGCTAATGGCGCTAACAGGTTTTGCCGCAGTTATTATTGTCATATTTTTTACACCCGATAATGCCTTATTGGCGACAGAGTATTCTTTCGAGTTTAAAACGCGTATTGTTTATACTTTCATCACGGTTTCTTTCCTATCCGCAGTTTATGAATATAGCCGTCAACGTAGCTACAATACGGCCGTGTACCTGAGCGAACAGTTCGAACGTCAAGCCAGATACGACCCCCTTACCACCATTTTAAACCGTAGAGGCGGGCAGCAGCAGCTTGAGCAAGAACTCAGCAGAATGCAGAGAAACAAAAAACCATTTTCTATCGCGCTCGCTGATATCGACCGCTTTAAATCTATAAATGATACCTTCGGACACGATGCGGGTGACGAGGTTTTAAAAAAGGTTGCCAGCGTTTTCAGCAGTCGCTTGCGCGCTCAAGATGGTCTATCACGATGGGGCGGCGAAGAATTTTTATTTATTTTTCCAGAAACCAATGAGCAAGATGCGAGAATGGTGACTGAACAAATAAGAGAAAACCTGAGTGCTAATGCCATTCCGGTTGATAACAAATCGCACCGTGTTACATCAAGTTTTGGGGTGTGCGAGATTACGCCGTCTATGACACTCACTACTGCGTTAAACTTGGCCGACCAAGCGTTATACCAAGCAAAAAATGACGGTAGAAATAAAGTATGTACCGCAACAGAGCACAAGCGTAAAAGTAGTCGCTAG
- a CDS encoding efflux RND transporter periplasmic adaptor subunit — translation MKWMKFILPVAILVVSYFIMKGIEASASDSAITEAVDTRPTVTIEQIDVESSVITLSSYGEVQPLESTNLAAQVSGEVESWNPKFVSGGLVRRGEVLFSVEKDAYEAALLLAQANLSSAQAQLIQEQAQADVAAREAKSMPDARVTDLYLRKPQVMSAQASVKSAEAQLKIAKRDLDNCEVAAPYDALIISREISTGDYVTQGTTAAVINNIEQAEITFPIAGFDRVFLDENTLGTKAILTLDDVSKTQVTATIHRDTGVIDSATRMTHFVARIEDPYALNATKPIVKFGTYTTISFEGKTLEDVYRIPQELVTNRTLWTIDEESKLVSQKIQVIREDGSDFLIQGTFNPNKVVMSLPEYPQNGMEVKVIDNSAGFAANSDTAK, via the coding sequence ATGAAATGGATGAAATTCATACTTCCCGTTGCCATCTTGGTAGTAAGTTATTTTATAATGAAAGGCATTGAGGCCTCTGCCTCAGATTCAGCCATAACTGAAGCGGTAGACACCCGTCCCACCGTCACTATCGAGCAAATTGATGTCGAAAGCTCTGTCATTACATTATCTTCATATGGAGAAGTGCAGCCACTAGAAAGTACAAACCTTGCTGCTCAGGTCTCGGGTGAAGTCGAGTCTTGGAACCCCAAATTTGTAAGTGGCGGACTGGTTCGACGAGGTGAAGTATTATTCTCGGTTGAAAAAGATGCCTACGAGGCAGCGCTATTACTCGCGCAAGCTAACCTTTCCAGCGCACAAGCCCAATTAATACAAGAGCAAGCTCAAGCGGATGTAGCGGCTCGAGAGGCCAAATCTATGCCTGATGCAAGGGTCACCGACTTGTATCTTAGAAAGCCGCAAGTTATGAGCGCACAAGCATCGGTTAAATCGGCAGAAGCTCAACTCAAAATTGCCAAGCGCGACTTAGATAACTGCGAAGTGGCTGCCCCTTATGATGCCCTTATTATTTCAAGAGAGATCAGTACCGGCGATTATGTTACCCAAGGCACAACCGCGGCGGTTATCAATAATATTGAGCAGGCAGAAATCACCTTCCCTATCGCGGGGTTCGACCGGGTATTCTTAGATGAAAACACCCTAGGAACAAAAGCGATACTTACCCTTGACGATGTAAGCAAAACGCAAGTTACCGCGACAATTCATCGTGACACGGGCGTTATCGACAGTGCCACCAGAATGACCCATTTTGTAGCCAGAATTGAAGACCCTTACGCCCTGAATGCAACTAAACCTATCGTGAAATTCGGTACCTATACCACGATAAGTTTTGAAGGTAAGACGCTAGAAGATGTATACCGTATTCCTCAAGAATTAGTCACCAACCGCACGCTTTGGACAATAGATGAAGAAAGTAAGTTGGTCTCGCAAAAAATTCAGGTTATTCGTGAAGATGGCAGCGACTTTCTTATTCAAGGCACTTTTAACCCGAACAAAGTGGTGATGTCTTTACCTGAATACCCTCAAAATGGCATGGAAGTAAAAGTCATCGATAACAGCGCTGGTTTTGCGGCGAACAGCGACACCGCGAAATAG